In Flavobacterium piscisymbiosum, the sequence GGCTTTTTGATAAAATGGAGGAGGTCTCAAGCCACACTCAGAAAATAGCAGAAAAATGGTTGCAGTGATAAAAACAAGTTCGTCCATAAGAGCCGTTCTGAATTACAACGAGAATAAAGTTGAAATCGGAAAAGCTGAATGCATCAGTGCTGTAAATTATCCGCTGGAATTGGAAAAACTGAGTTCCTCTTCAAAATTAAACCGCTTTCTGAAACTGGCAGAACTCAATACCAATGTGAGGCGGAATACGGTGCATATCTCTCTCAACTTTGATCCTTCGGAAAATCATTCGAAAGAAAAACTGGCTGAAATAGCAGACACTTATATGGAAAAACTGGGATTCGGCAGACAGCCTTATCTGGTATACCAGCATTATGATGCAGGACATCCGCACTGCCATATAGTGACAAACAACATTCAGAGAGACGGTAAAAGAATTGACCTGCATTTATTAGGAATCAGAAAATCAGAACCTGCCCGAAAAGAAATTGAAGAGATGTTCGGACTTGTAAAAGCAGAAGGAAGAAAACAGAAAGAACAATTTTCGTTAAATCCGATAGATATCGGCAGAGTCCAATACGGAAAAGCAGAGTCCAAAAAGGCTATCAATTCAGTTTTAAATCAGGTGTTGTTTGACTATAAATATTCAAGTCTGCCTGAACTCAATGCGGTTTTAAATCTTTATAATGTCCATGCTGACAGAGGAAGCGAGGAATCGAGAGTTTTTAAAAATAATGGATTGCTTTACAAGATCCTTGACGAGAATTCAAAACCGATAGGCGTGCCGATAAAAGCCAGCGAATTCTACAGCAGACCTACTTTAAAATTTCTGGAAGGAAAGTTTAAGTCTAATGAAGCTGAGAAAGAACCCTATAAAAAATATGTGAAAAATGTCATAAATCTGGTTTTCATTCGCGAAGACATAATTTCTCCCGAAAAATTATCGAAGATATTAGAACGAGAAAGCATTAATATGATACTGAGAAAAAGCAATGAAGGAAAGCTTTACGGAATAACTTACGTTGACCATAAAACCAGATCAGTCTTCAACGGAAGCAGTCTGGGAAAGGAATTTAGTGCAAAGGGGATTCAAGAAAGCTGTGCCATGCACATTCTTACACTTGAAAGGAAATACCAAAAGTCCAACTCAACAGGTTCAGCAAACTTTCAAGATGTTGAATTAAGAGAGTATGTAAAAGAAAATCTTACAAATATTCTACTTCGTGGAGAGAAAGTAAATGACTATGTATCAAAACAATTTAAGCAAAAGAAGAAAAGAAGAATTCATAAAGGACTTTAAAAATCTAAGGGTGTATTTTTACACCCTTAACTTTGTCTCCACTATTTCTTATTCATTCCAATTTTTGGTTTAATTTTCGCACCGCTAAAGTTGAAATCATTTTAAATCTATTCCAAATATTTCTTTTATTGCCCATAAAATTACAACTACTAATAAACCTGATATTAGTTTGTTTTCTGAAATAAGTTTCCAAATATTCAATATTAATGAACTTGCTTTTACTTCGGTTTTTGGATTTATAGTTGTGTTACTTGTTATCGAATTATTTGATGATTGGTTTCCATAATTATTCCCTGCAATATAGTTTTCAGCAATAATTGTCGATTTAACTTTTTCTCTACTATCTTCTTCAAGGTATTTAATTCCTTTAAATTCAATTTTAGCAACTATGTTTTCATTAGTGATAACTCGACACTTAATATATTTTTCTTTTTTAAGGTTAGACAATGCATTTTTAAGACGATTTTTATCAGTGTCCATATTTGAAACATCAATTGGTTTTCCGTTATTATTTTCGGATAAATATTTAAGTATTTTATATTCTAAGTTGTCTTCCATATTTCGGGTTTCTAAACTGAGGTATTACCTTCTCACGCTACATCCAGTTTGGGATTAAGTTAGCCTTATCTTCTAATTTGCAAAATCTTCCAAATACAAAAACCCAACTTCAAATTAAGTCTAATGCCCAAATTACTTATTGCGTGAGTTGGTAGTAATTTTTTTATTCGGTTAATCTAGTTAGAACTTCTTCTAATTCTAATGTTCGTTCTTTTATTCATAAAGTTCATTGCAGTTATAAAAATTCCTTCTCTTCCAATTTTTATCTGCAAATCTTCAAATGAATATAAAAAATCTTTTTCTAAATCAATTTGTTTTGCCCAATTTATTTGAGTTTCGACTAATTTAGTTTTTTGCGGTGCAATAAGTTTTATTAATAAAGATTGATATATTCTATTCAATTCTTTTTCCCACAAATCAGTATGCTTAGTTATACATTCTCCCCATTCCGCATTAGTTGTCCATTCACAATTATCAAAAGACTTTTCAATCCAATGAATTTTTTCTTCTGAATTTCCAGCAGATAAACGCCCACCTCTTAATTCTAATTTTTCATCTAAACTTTCTAATATTTTGGGACCATTTTCAATAACCCAATTTGCATTCCTTTGGTCATATTCGATACCGTGTGATGCTTTGTTTAAAGTGCTAATAATATCAATTAATGATATTTTTTCTGCATTTGTTATAATGTCTTCTTTTGCTAATGCTTCTATTAATCTAGTTACAGAAAATCTATTACTTTCAATACTATATTTGTCGGCTAAAGTTCTTAATCTTTTTTCTATTTCTATTCTAAATCCTACTAAAGCTAATTCTTCATTCTTTTATGCAATTTCTATGAAAGTATAAGTTTCTGTATGTTTGCTTTCAATAATTTCGGTTTTTGATTCAGTTTTTATAAGTCCAGCTTTTATAGCTTCATCTTCCAATTTTTTAAAATCTTGAAACTCTACTTTTAATCCTCCAGGTAATTCAACTGATTTCAATAAAGGTTCAAGCCAAGGTATGATGGCAATAATAATTAAAGTTATAAAAATTGCATCAATTTTAAGATTAGGTAAAAACAAATGGATTAGTCCAACTAAAATTGCAGAAATTGTAATGAAAATTTGTGTCTTCTTTTTAATTGTCATATTTCGTTCCATTTTTCTGTGTTAAACTTACTGCGAACTTTTTGACGTTTAGCAAGTTTCCGACGTTCAAAAAGAATTATTTTTCTGTTAAAGATAAAATTTCTTGCGAAGCGCGAAACGTGATTTTACCGCCGAATTCGTAATCTTGCCTAACGGCTTTTAGCAGTAGGTCTTATTTTCGGCAATATATTTTGTTATTTCAAATTGCTTCAATTCTTCCATATTCTTTTGAGATATATTTATCCCCCATTCTGGTTTGCTTTTTTGCCCATCTTTTTCATAATTTTTATCTGTGAAAAGTGATGTTGGATTCCTCCAAACTTTTGATGGAATAAAAAACACAGAAGGCATTTCATTGTTTTTCAGTATTACTAATACTAAATATAAATTTTCTCTCAATTCATTTTTCCATTTATCTTTCGTCACAAAAATATATCCTGTTTTTTCTCTTACAGTTTTAACTTGAACATCAATGTGCTTATCATTGTCACTTCTTATTATGAAATCAATTCCCTTGTTGTCAACTTCACTTGTATAAATGTCAAAACCTGCAAATGTCATCCAAATTTTTGCCCAATATTCTCCAATTTTTCCAACTTGCAAATTGTTTAAATGGTCAAAAGTAAAATCATCAAATTTTGTCATTATTAGTTTTTCTTTTATAAGATTGCGGAAGTATTACGGATAACGTTCTCGTGCTCCACGTAGTTTCTGGTTATGGAAACCAAATCTTCGGATAAGTAGTAATTTATCATGCACAAAACCAACTTCAAATTTAGCCAATTCCCCGAATTGCTTATAGCGTGTGTTGGTGGTAGTAATTTTATGCGTTTCTGCCAAACCAAATTAAACTTCTTTCAGATTTCGGCATTATATTTTCATAAACATCTTGATACTCAATTGATACTTTATATTTCGAAATGTTTTCACGAATTAATCTTCTATTTTCTTTACTAATTTCATCATCATCTTCGCTCTTAAATAGAAATAATTGAAATTTTTCACTTGCTTTCATTACGATTCCTATAATGTTTCCTGTATAGTTGTCATAATCATCATTTATTAATTCGGGTAAACAATCATAAATTCTATTCATTTCCGTATTATTAGTTTCATTAATTATCGTATATTTTTTAATAATTAATGGTCCGTTCCCTTTGTTTTCTATAAAAATCTCCATAAAGTCTTCAGCATCAAAATACCCAATATGAAGAATTGGTCTGTGTTTTAGTTGTTCAATCTTAATATTTGCTTCGTTTCGTTTTTCAGATATTATTCCCA encodes:
- a CDS encoding relaxase/mobilization nuclease domain-containing protein; the encoded protein is MVAVIKTSSSIRAVLNYNENKVEIGKAECISAVNYPLELEKLSSSSKLNRFLKLAELNTNVRRNTVHISLNFDPSENHSKEKLAEIADTYMEKLGFGRQPYLVYQHYDAGHPHCHIVTNNIQRDGKRIDLHLLGIRKSEPARKEIEEMFGLVKAEGRKQKEQFSLNPIDIGRVQYGKAESKKAINSVLNQVLFDYKYSSLPELNAVLNLYNVHADRGSEESRVFKNNGLLYKILDENSKPIGVPIKASEFYSRPTLKFLEGKFKSNEAEKEPYKKYVKNVINLVFIREDIISPEKLSKILERESINMILRKSNEGKLYGITYVDHKTRSVFNGSSLGKEFSAKGIQESCAMHILTLERKYQKSNSTGSANFQDVELREYVKENLTNILLRGEKVNDYVSKQFKQKKKRRIHKGL
- a CDS encoding YjcQ family protein, which codes for MEDNLEYKILKYLSENNNGKPIDVSNMDTDKNRLKNALSNLKKEKYIKCRVITNENIVAKIEFKGIKYLEEDSREKVKSTIIAENYIAGNNYGNQSSNNSITSNTTINPKTEVKASSLILNIWKLISENKLISGLLVVVILWAIKEIFGIDLK
- a CDS encoding lysozyme inhibitor LprI family protein, coding for MEIEKRLRTLADKYSIESNRFSVTRLIEALAKEDIITNAEKISLIDIISTLNKASHGIEYDQRNANWVIENGPKILESLDEKLELRGGRLSAGNSEEKIHWIEKSFDNCEWTTNAEWGECITKHTDLWEKELNRIYQSLLIKLIAPQKTKLVETQINWAKQIDLEKDFLYSFEDLQIKIGREGIFITAMNFMNKRTNIRIRRSSN